A window of Daucus carota subsp. sativus chromosome 2, DH1 v3.0, whole genome shotgun sequence genomic DNA:
tggatacacttgcttgaccccaataTCAGCTTTATGACTAGACTTCTCGGCCgattccttgcttgcttcctcgttgaatTCTTTCTTGTCAGCGTCAataacagtttttccactatcagacttagatgagagcacgggtgtttcaacctgttgatcactctcttccttgttttgctctgttgctgattctttttccttcgtaacctttccggacctcaaggtgacagcctgtacctgttctttcatctctttcttgcccggattggcctcggtatcgctaggaagagttccttgtggaCTGTTTATCAACGCAttagcaatctgcccaatctggttctccaaagtcttgattgacaccgcttGGCTTTTAAACATTAACATCAATTCTTCCAATTCAGACctttcgttggaagactgtccagccaccccatgattttgttgctggaatccagggTGTTGGAATTGCTGCCTCGGTGCAaattgttgttgaaaaccagaagggttgaaagatccagctccttgctgctgaaactgttgctgcgGTTGTTGCATGAAATTTTGattgttgctccagctgaaattcggatgattctgattattgggatgataagtggcAGGAGCTGGCTGCTGAGACCTCTAGAAggtgctcacaaactgagcagattcactagatatagcacactgatTAGAAGAATGTGCACCCGCACAAAGCTCGCAAACATTAGGTGGTGGTTGAACTCCCAAGTTAGCTAAGGAATCtatcttcatagtaagagccttaattTGAGCAGTCAaggctgtagtagcatcaaGATCTAGAACACATGCTGCCTTgacctgatgaagacgctgagtaggattctgatattcattcacagccatcatctcgatcaactcataagcctcatcatagttcttagcccatagagctccacctgatgctgcatcaagcattggcctcgattgaggacccaagccattttaaaagcaattaatcaccatccaatcaggcatcccatgatgtgggcactttcgaagcatctccttgtagcgttcccaagcttcacataaagtttcacccGACAGCTGAGAggattgagtgatagcattcctgattgcagctgttttggccatagggaagaacttagtaagaatAAGCAAAGTCGAATAAGCAAAGGTATAAGTGCAAaggtattagaataagcaaattcttggtgacttttcacaacccttgattactggagaattacttgattaaaaaaaaagaaaaaaaaatagaataagcgatgtcgaatggcggtcgtgactcacttacactgagaagcgtcccaaccttagacttagcaagaaaaaaaatagaaaaaaaataggagaggcataggaattctttagtgaccctaaattgtagttgactcgTTAgtaaaaaacttgttcgcacaaaatcacgcaagcgtacgtggtcacaagtagtatagaatcaaattcagttcgttcccacagagactggtgtattcagaaatatgcacttatgcaccaatgtatgattattattcaatgctcagacaattaacaagttggttggttttatctaaattaactaattaactcgaattataactaagagaattaaactaagagaataacgatttactaatgagaataaaaacatgggattctaaattcattatatacttccttcagagttatgccttatcgatatgtgatggttgataactaatcagataacacgaaactgatacacgctaactgttgTTATACgcgcaccatactgctacacatccacaattaagatagaaggtaaacagacaccaattatgcttagaccctatatgtctatagaatttgaaaacataatggttgaagaacaagttatctatcaagattacatagggcgatgcaagatggttaaaatcacaccactaatcatgtatatcgaatacataatcctatgttcgcatggcaagttctaaatcaatgtatccactgtcgcttcaataaagattaacacacaacttagatgttagctacgcatccaagaagaataagcacaaccaatacgaagaaatcaacattcatcacacaaataattaaggcaatcaactactgaaatccatatataaatccgctagaatcccacgataatgattagttcataatgaaacttctcatcatcatgggaataagagtaaacatgatactgaatagtctaaacaatatcaaaagagtaaaacaagagtttcgaaacaaatccgaaagagcatccaaagttacgcctccttcgaagaattacaaaagtgaaaACTATGAAACTCGATctcgatcttctccgtagccgtcacgtgctccttagaatgtttctaggttgtgTTTTAAGTCCCCCAAGACTTCCTTTAAGTTTCCCAGCGAACGacccttcaaacggatcaaaaacgggcagAACGGGCCAAAATTCCCGCTCAGGTCGTGGGGCGGCCGCGTCAAagttggggcgggcgcgccaacggggcggccgcgccaaagttGGGACGGGCCCGCCAAAGTGGCAGCCCCCCGTCCAGGAGTTGGGGCGGCCacgccagatttggggcggcTGCGCCAAAACATCAGCCTTGCACCCTAATGCTTCCGCGTCCATAACTTTctcctcgtgcatccgattgcttcgccgttttttttttCACTCGAAGCTATGAGTCCCCTCTTcgtcctccttccaagaaacctacacaacacaccactaaaacatatcaaaaacatcaaaagcttgaggccagatcatccatttaagtcaaaacgaaggcttccaagtagatataaaatccacttatcacacccccaaacttaaaccgatgcttgtcctcattgaaggtgatagtAAGGATAGATGGTACCTAGAAACACTACGCCATAGATGGCCTATTGCAACGCCCTTGTAACGCTTGTGTTACAATAGCTAGGCAGATTTTGACATAATGAAACACTCCTCACGACGTATTACAGTAGCCGAAATTCAGTGTCAAAATAGACGTGATAGTGTTGCAACCTTGTAACGCCACATCCAACTGTTACaataatttatctaatttatttatttatttatgtaattaaaaaattatttaattagtgGGTCCACATTTGGGTCCCACACTTGTTGGCCCACTGCTGCTGACATGGCAGGTGGGTCCCACTTGTGTGCCCCActactgatgacgtggcagtgcggGTCCCACGTGCGGGTTCCACTACCGCTGACATGGCCATGGTGGGTCCCACGTGTGGGCTCCACTACTGCTGATGTGGCAGGTGGGTCCCACACGTGGGCCCGCTTCTGCTGACGTGGCAAGTGGGTCCCAAGGCAGtacttcaaaaatattttgaaatttttgaaggCCATGGGAATTGAACCCATGACCTCTCACATAACAAAACAAGTCAGAAACCACTTCACCAACATTGCTTTTGTGTTTGTCAAtgcataactaaaatataacctTATCTTTTCTTTACTGGgctccaaaaaaaattatgccaAGCCCATTTCATGGGTTACTCATGtttcaattgtttaaaatctggCCCATTTACTTAGATgactttcttttttatttttgtttaaaaatcgagatttataaacaataaaatcgagattttttttatttttattaatttcttttaaacaaaaaaatcgagattattttaaacaatgaaatcgagatttttaaacaataaaattgagatttttttaatttttgtttaaaaaatcgcgattttttaaaacaataaaatcgagattttttttaatcaataaaatcgagatttttaattttttttaatcgagattgtaaaattgtaaaaaacaTACCAACTGggtttaatttatgtatttaaatattatcaaaaactaaaataaaaatgcagtgttttaattttttatgttgcAAAAATGCAAAAATGAAGCAGCCGTGTGTAATAAGTAAAAATTTTTATTGGTGAATGCACCAGCCGTGTGAAGCTTAAACGTTTTTTTACCTATTTAAACCCTCTCCACCTATTCAGTTTTGTTTTAATCTCTCAGAAACCCTCTCGATAAAAAAACCCTCTCACGCGTCTCTTCATCTTTCAAAACCCTCTCCAGCTTTCTTGATGGCGTCTTCAAGGTAATCACTCCAGTTTTGTTTTAAGCTTTCGtgtgcttcattttcgttttctttcattttttgtaATCTCTACTCTATTCATG
This region includes:
- the LOC135150376 gene encoding uncharacterized protein LOC135150376 encodes the protein MAVNEYQNPTQRLHQVKAACVLDLDATTALTAQIKALTMKIDSLANLGVQPPPNRSQQPAPATYHPNNQNHPNFSWSNNQNFMQQPQQQFQQQGAGSFNPSGFQQQFAPRQQFQHPGFQQQNHGVAGQSSNERSELEELMLMFKSQAVSIKTLENQIGQIANALINSPQGTLPSDTEANPGKKEMKEQSDSGKTVIDADKKEFNEEASKESAEKSSHKADIGVKQLKLEDLETVALTEECSAVLQQKLPPKLKDPGRFTIPCTIGPLSFDKCLCDLGASINLMPLSVFKKLGLPEPKPTNMYLQLADRSITYPRGILEDILVKVDKLIFPADFVILDFKEDKKIPIILGIPFLAIGQTLINVQKGELTMRVQDQSVTFKVFNAMKFPTDEEECFKVEPLEAVEKSEMEQKPRPLFGDGMVYSPPDPPPEEGDPPDI